One genomic window of Conger conger chromosome 7, fConCon1.1, whole genome shotgun sequence includes the following:
- the LOC133132104 gene encoding organic cation/carnitine transporter 2-like produces the protein MNTADYDDVTKFLGEWGPFEKRIALLLCISVIPNGLSAFTIVFIADPPSHHCLIPPNANISAEWRNYSIPLEEDNGEMRYSKCTRYKLDVIKRLSDNGSVPGIDVNVTEIEHESCKDGWHYDRSIYISTIVSEWDLVCGDAWKVPMTSSMFFFGLMAGSIICGHLSDRFGRKITLFATMGVQTLFIFFQIFSTSWFMFSAFYFFVGMGGISNYMAAFVLGTEILPPCIRIIFCTAGVSSFFAIGYMLLPLTAFFIRDWKMLLIAINVPGVFYFVFWRLIPESPRWLLSQGRVEEAEAILRGAAKMNRVAAPEVIFQPLQVEHKGEKVNRHNICDLVKSNNIRWITIILSFVWLVNAIGYFALCLNTSNLSGNPFLNCFFSAAVEVPAYILAWPLFRAFPRRLCVVPMLVLSGVVLLFTQLIPTNLSSVSIALEMMGKFGVTMAFTILLPYTTELYPTVLRNTAMGICSMASQLGAIAAPYFLYLGTDSKSMPYILMGSLGVFGGLFSILIPETYGLPLPETIDHMQTFQWCKKRQTSKNVTSDSTPVENVSMLS, from the exons ATGAACACGGCAGACTATGACGACGTCACCAAATTTCTGGGAGAATGGGGACCTTTTGAAAAACGGATCGCATTACTCCTCTGTATAAGCGTAATTCCTAACGGGTTGTCTGCTTTTACCATTGTGTTCATTGCTGACCCGCCATCGCACCACTGCTTGATACCACCAAACGCCAATATTAGCGCCGAATGGAGAAACTATTCTATTCCACTGGAAGAAGATAATGGGGAGATGCGGTACAGCAAATGCACCCGATACAAACTGGACGTAATAAAGCGTCTTTCAGACAACGGATCCGTGCCTGGAATCGACGTGAACGTCACTGAAATAGAACACGAAAGCTGTAAGGATGGATGGCATTACGACCGATCAATTTACATTTCAACCATCGTGTCTGAG TGGGATCTGGTGTGTGGTGATGCATGGAAGGTCCCCATGACCTCTTCTATGTTTTTCTTTGGATTGATGGCTGGATCCATAATTTGTGGACACCTGTCTGACAG gTTTGGGAGGAAAATCACACTGTTTGCAACAATGGGAGTTCAGACTTTGTTCATATTCTTCCAGATTTTTTCCACATCCTGGTTCATGTTCTCTGCATTTTACTTTTTCGTTGGGATGGGTGGAATTTCTAACTATATGGCAGCATTTGTCCTAG GAACAGAAATTCTTCCTCCATGCATTCGGATCATATTCTGCACTGCGGGAGTGTCAAGTTTTTTTGCCATTGGCTACATGTTGCTTCCCCTGACGGCCTTCTTCATCAGAGACTGGAAAATGCTGCTGATCGCCATCAATGTCCCAGGAGTTTTCTATTTCGTCTTTTGGAG GTTGATCCCGGAGTCCCCTCGATGGCTTCTCTCTCAGGGCCgggtggaggaggcggaggcCATTTTGAGAGGCGCCGCCAAGATGAACAGAGTCGCAGCCCCGGAGGTCATCTTTCAGCCTCTCCAG GTAGAACACAAAGGGGAAAAAGTGAACCGCCACAACATCTGTGATCTTGTGAAGTCCAACAACATCCGCTGGATCACGATCATATTGAGCTTCGTGTG GTTGGTGAATGCCATTGGGTACTTTGCTTTATGCTTGAACACCTCCAATCTGTCTGGGAACCCCTTTTTGAACTGTTTCTTCTCGGCGGCTGTTGAAGTCCCAGCCTACATTTTGGCCTGGCCCCTATTTCGCGCTTTCCCAAGGCGATTGTGTGTCGTTCCCATGCTGGTTCTCTCTGGGGTAGTACTACTGTTTACTCAACTCATACCAACAA ATTTGAGTTCAGTATCGATTGCACTGGAGATGATGGGGAAATTTGGGGTCACAATGGCTTTCACCATCTTGCTCCCCTACACGACGGAGCTGTACCCCACAGTACTGAGGAACACCGCAATGGGCATCTGCTCCATGGCTTCTCAGCTGGGTGCCATTGCTGCACCCTACTTCCTCTATCTGG GAACCGATTCCAAGTCCATGCCGTACATATTAATGGGGAGCCTTGGTGTTTTTGGGGGGTTGTTTAGCATCCTGATTCCTGAGACCTACGGTTTGCCCCTCCCCGAGACCATCGATCACATGCAGACTTTTCAATG gtGTAAAAAGAGACAAACATCAAAAAATGTAACCAGTGATTCTACACCAGTGGAGAATGTCTCAATGTTGTCATGA